Proteins from a genomic interval of Terriglobia bacterium:
- a CDS encoding sigma-54 dependent transcriptional regulator codes for MAYSILVVDDEALTLRTISRALRDEGFEVFLATTGEEALEIFAREHPDLCMLDVVLPGIDGIEVLRQIKRQSPASIVVMMSAHHMIDRAVEAMKLGAHDYLSKPFHLADMVNTIRRALEMLALRVRVRETVETAKGRYDFGWVKTSNPEMRQLLEVCEKAAQSEHTTILILGESGTGKGVLAKALHYNSPRAQMPLLELNCAAMPDTLLESELFGYEPGAFTDARRRKEGLLERAQGGTVFLDEIGNMSASVQAKILRVLEEGTFMRLGGTRPIKVDVRIIAATNSDLKEGVARGRFREDLFYRLNVLPITLPPLRERKEDILPLAVSLVERFNKEMKKNFTGFTPAAAECLMHHPWPGNIRELKNVIERTMILAPEGEIDAGYLPEEIRDYTEPEQAHEPSHMDLSPTGEQWVTLRELEERYIHEVLTLTGNNKAQAARILGIHPTSILRRLKKEQEEEKVETVAK; via the coding sequence ATGGCGTATTCGATTCTAGTTGTGGACGATGAAGCACTGACGCTGCGCACCATTTCGCGCGCGCTGCGCGACGAGGGCTTCGAGGTCTTTCTCGCCACTACCGGCGAGGAAGCGCTGGAAATCTTCGCGCGCGAACATCCCGACCTCTGCATGCTGGACGTGGTGTTGCCGGGAATTGACGGCATCGAGGTGCTGCGGCAAATCAAGCGCCAGAGCCCAGCGTCCATCGTGGTGATGATGAGCGCCCACCACATGATCGACCGGGCCGTGGAGGCGATGAAACTGGGCGCGCACGATTACCTCAGCAAGCCCTTCCACCTGGCCGACATGGTAAACACCATCCGGCGCGCGTTGGAGATGCTGGCACTGCGGGTGCGCGTGCGCGAGACGGTGGAAACCGCCAAGGGCCGGTACGACTTTGGATGGGTGAAGACCAGTAATCCCGAAATGCGCCAACTGCTGGAGGTATGCGAAAAAGCGGCGCAGTCGGAGCACACCACCATCCTGATTCTCGGCGAAAGCGGCACCGGCAAGGGCGTGCTGGCCAAAGCGCTGCACTACAACAGTCCGCGCGCGCAGATGCCGCTGCTGGAACTGAATTGCGCGGCCATGCCCGATACGCTGCTGGAAAGCGAGTTGTTCGGCTACGAGCCCGGCGCATTTACCGACGCGCGCCGGCGCAAGGAAGGTCTGCTGGAGCGGGCGCAGGGCGGGACCGTGTTCCTCGACGAGATCGGGAACATGTCGGCCAGCGTGCAGGCCAAAATCCTGCGCGTGCTCGAGGAAGGCACGTTCATGCGGCTGGGCGGCACACGGCCGATCAAAGTGGACGTGCGCATCATCGCGGCCACCAACAGCGATCTGAAAGAAGGCGTGGCGCGCGGGCGGTTCCGCGAAGACCTGTTCTACCGGCTCAACGTGCTGCCGATCACGCTGCCGCCGCTGCGCGAGCGCAAGGAGGACATCCTGCCGCTGGCGGTCAGCCTAGTGGAGCGCTTCAACAAGGAAATGAAGAAAAACTTTACCGGGTTCACGCCCGCGGCGGCGGAGTGTCTGATGCACCATCCGTGGCCGGGGAATATCCGCGAGCTGAAGAACGTGATCGAGCGGACGATGATCCTGGCGCCGGAGGGCGAAATTGACGCCGGATACTTACCGGAGGAGATCCGCGATTACACCGAGCCGGAACAGGCGCATGAACCGTCGCACATGGACCTGTCGCCGACGGGAGAGCAGTGGGTCACGCTTCGCGAACTGGAAGAGCGGTACATCCACGAGGTGCTCACGCTGACAGGAAACAACAAGGCGCAGGCGGCGCGAATCCTGGGAATCCATCCCACTTCAATTTTGCGCCGGCTGAAAAAGGAGCAGGAAGAGGAGAAGGTTGAGACGGTAGCGAAATAG
- a CDS encoding RDD family protein, with the protein MSADGSSEAPASSELTFSFGGYGAEHPSLPTTAGFGIRTAARLIDIGVHWLIALVSGFVFGLFLLIAAGGNQIAVQNAVASLRQRSIIALVLSILGSAMYHTVCEGGYGSTLGKLIMGLVVLGEDGQPCRFRSALGRSFAFYIDSLFFGIIGYMAMKGSPLDQRKGDEWFHTIVAKRKATPAVAVRGLGRFVAVAIVAAVVDAVFVLLGFLAHIQNWG; encoded by the coding sequence ATGAGCGCTGACGGCAGCTCGGAAGCACCCGCGTCCTCAGAGCTGACATTCTCGTTCGGTGGCTATGGTGCGGAACATCCCAGCTTGCCAACGACTGCGGGCTTCGGCATCCGTACCGCTGCTCGTTTGATCGACATTGGCGTTCACTGGCTCATTGCCCTCGTTTCAGGATTTGTCTTCGGCTTGTTCCTTTTAATTGCCGCCGGCGGCAACCAGATTGCGGTTCAGAATGCAGTAGCGAGCTTGCGACAAAGATCGATTATTGCGCTGGTGCTCTCGATCCTCGGTAGTGCGATGTACCACACGGTCTGCGAAGGAGGGTACGGCTCTACCTTGGGCAAGTTGATAATGGGGCTGGTGGTGCTTGGTGAGGACGGTCAACCCTGCCGTTTTCGGAGTGCGTTGGGCAGATCTTTTGCTTTCTATATAGACTCGCTCTTTTTCGGCATCATCGGTTACATGGCCATGAAGGGTTCACCGCTCGACCAACGCAAAGGTGATGAGTGGTTCCACACGATCGTAGCCAAACGGAAAGCAACCCCTGCCGTCGCCGTCCGCGGTCTGGGCAGATTTGTCGCCGTGGCGATTGTGGCTGCCGTGGTGGATGCAGTCTTTGTGTTACTCGGATTCCTCGCGCACATCCAGAACTGGGGTTAG
- a CDS encoding archaemetzincin family Zn-dependent metalloprotease has protein sequence MKLLQLLPIGDVDLRALEQLGPPLAQHFHVAWDIVLPALDPQFAYHAERQQYHSTELLARMHGYLGPECWRLLGITSHDLYIPILTFVFGEAQMAGPAAVVSTHRLRQEFYGLAPDHNLHGERLLKEAVHELGHTLDLRHCDDYRCAMAASHAVEWIDLKESGLCPSCSERSSPLLPRQKKARVSWF, from the coding sequence ATGAAGCTGCTGCAGTTGCTGCCGATCGGGGATGTCGATCTGCGGGCGCTCGAACAACTGGGCCCGCCGCTGGCGCAGCATTTTCACGTTGCCTGGGATATCGTTCTGCCGGCGCTCGATCCGCAGTTTGCCTACCACGCCGAACGCCAGCAGTACCACTCCACGGAACTCCTGGCGCGCATGCACGGTTACCTTGGGCCGGAGTGCTGGCGTCTGCTGGGCATTACCAGTCACGATCTCTATATCCCGATTTTGACCTTCGTTTTTGGGGAGGCGCAGATGGCCGGCCCGGCCGCCGTGGTCTCGACGCATCGCCTGCGGCAGGAGTTCTACGGCCTTGCTCCGGACCACAACCTTCACGGCGAACGGCTGCTCAAGGAAGCGGTCCACGAGTTGGGACACACGCTCGACCTGCGTCATTGCGACGACTACCGCTGCGCCATGGCGGCCTCGCACGCGGTGGAGTGGATTGATCTCAAAGAGAGCGGGTTGTGCCCCTCATGCAGCGAGCGAAGCTCTCCGTTGTTGCCGCGGCAGAAAAAGGCGCGCGTAAGCTGGTTCTAG
- a CDS encoding sigma-54 dependent transcriptional regulator, with amino-acid sequence MEASKGRLLIVDDELSVRDSLGKWFREEGYDMGTAENAQDALARMAEGRWDLALVDIKMRGTDGIELQRRMHEIDPEMIVIIMTGYASVETAVAALKNGAYDYVTKPLDPDDIAHQIQKALAHRKTQQENVRLRETVAEVQRPPDLVGQSQAMQKVFNAIETVAPTDATVLITGESGTGKEIVARAIHGGSPRKYQPLVAIHCGALTETLLESELFGHEKGAFTGAQYRKKGKFEIAEGGTVFLDEIGDISLKTQTDLLRVLQEREIVRVGGNQPIKVDFRCVAATNKDLELLIEEGKFRPDLFYRLNVFRIEIPPLRERKDDIPLLVEHFVQKFSLAMNKRITRVAPAAMYQLQQYAWPGNVRELENAVERAMVVAQEPELREQDFILKPRAANGAESKTLDDMEKAHILHVLEECGGNQTRAAEVLDIDRVTLHNKLKKYGWSRNGAAATAGAEK; translated from the coding sequence TTGGAAGCAAGCAAAGGCAGACTCCTGATCGTGGACGACGAGCTCAGCGTGCGCGACTCGCTGGGCAAGTGGTTCCGCGAAGAGGGCTACGACATGGGCACGGCGGAGAACGCGCAGGACGCGCTGGCGCGCATGGCGGAGGGCCGCTGGGACCTGGCGCTGGTGGACATCAAGATGCGCGGCACCGACGGCATCGAGCTGCAACGGCGCATGCACGAGATTGATCCGGAAATGATCGTCATTATCATGACCGGGTACGCCTCGGTGGAAACCGCGGTGGCCGCGCTGAAAAACGGCGCCTACGACTACGTCACCAAGCCACTCGATCCCGACGACATTGCGCACCAGATCCAGAAAGCGCTGGCCCATCGCAAAACGCAGCAGGAAAATGTGCGCCTGCGCGAGACCGTCGCCGAAGTGCAGCGCCCGCCCGACCTGGTGGGACAAAGCCAGGCGATGCAAAAGGTCTTCAATGCCATCGAGACCGTCGCCCCCACCGACGCCACGGTGTTGATCACCGGCGAAAGCGGGACCGGGAAAGAGATCGTGGCACGCGCCATCCACGGGGGCAGCCCGCGCAAATATCAGCCGCTGGTCGCGATCCACTGCGGCGCGCTCACCGAAACCCTGCTGGAGAGCGAGTTGTTCGGACACGAGAAGGGCGCATTCACCGGCGCGCAGTACCGCAAGAAGGGCAAGTTCGAGATCGCCGAGGGCGGCACCGTGTTCCTGGACGAGATCGGCGACATCAGCCTGAAGACCCAAACCGACCTGCTGCGCGTCCTGCAAGAGCGCGAGATCGTACGCGTTGGCGGCAACCAGCCCATCAAGGTGGATTTCCGCTGCGTCGCCGCCACCAACAAGGACCTTGAGCTGTTGATCGAGGAAGGAAAATTCCGCCCCGACCTGTTCTACCGGCTCAACGTGTTCCGCATCGAAATTCCGCCGCTGCGTGAGCGGAAGGACGATATCCCGCTGCTGGTCGAGCATTTCGTGCAGAAATTCTCGCTGGCGATGAACAAGCGCATCACGCGCGTCGCGCCGGCGGCCATGTACCAATTGCAGCAGTACGCCTGGCCGGGCAACGTCCGCGAACTGGAGAACGCGGTGGAGCGCGCGATGGTGGTGGCGCAGGAGCCGGAGTTGCGCGAGCAGGACTTCATTCTCAAGCCGCGCGCCGCCAATGGCGCGGAAAGCAAGACGCTGGACGACATGGAGAAGGCCCATATCCTGCACGTGCTGGAGGAATGCGGCGGCAACCAGACGCGCGCCGCCGAGGTGCTCGACATTGACCGGGTCACCCTGCACAACAAGCTGAAGAAGTACGGCTGGAGCAGAAACGGGGCGGCGGCCACGGCCGGCGCGGAAAAATGA
- a CDS encoding HAMP domain-containing protein: MPTDENPAAGTRLQAAGKIGWDPKSAPLPPEPDPEQAWKRRGHSLSVKLIALIFAAMVVIFALLGYANIRLHRQHLEAATLTSAERVSDVIKRSTSYHMLHNDREGLYNTISTTAAEPGIVKIRIFDKEGRIEYSSDPSEVNRSVDKRAEACYGCHAQAQPLAKLNRPDRFRIYRANGSGRVLGIINPIENEPACSNAACHAHPASQQILGVLDTNVSLAKADAGLAESTRMMLIYTVLAVIVISVLTGVFVLRLVHRPVRILKRGTEELAKGDLGYQIAVESTDELGDLANSFNVMSLQLRAANEEITSWARTLETRVEEKTNELKRAHEHVVHVEKMASIGKMAAVVAHEINNPLSGILTYAKLLKKWVEKVEGNEQKRVEIRECLDLVESESKRCGDLVKNLLMFSRSAPMNLEWADVNQVVDRCIRLVQHHLDLGNVQLQVETATDLPVLHCDPAQVEQVLLALVMNAIDAMPRGGNLMVRTRSLPQSRQIEIQVRDDGVGIPPDLLPRLFEPFLTTKETGKGVGLGLAISKTIVERHGGVIEVESQPGRGTTFYIFLPVDAVGGQATPIEAGAANKAGS; the protein is encoded by the coding sequence ATGCCGACTGACGAAAACCCGGCTGCAGGCACCCGTCTTCAGGCAGCAGGCAAGATTGGGTGGGACCCAAAGTCCGCACCCCTTCCGCCGGAGCCCGATCCGGAACAGGCATGGAAGCGGCGCGGCCACAGCCTGAGCGTGAAGCTGATCGCGCTGATTTTCGCGGCGATGGTGGTCATCTTCGCGCTCCTGGGCTACGCCAACATTCGCCTGCACCGCCAGCATCTGGAGGCGGCCACGCTCACCAGCGCCGAGCGCGTCAGCGACGTCATCAAGCGCAGCACCTCGTATCACATGTTGCACAACGATCGCGAGGGGCTCTACAACACCATCAGCACCACGGCGGCCGAGCCGGGGATCGTGAAGATACGCATCTTCGACAAGGAAGGGCGGATCGAATACTCCAGCGACCCCAGCGAGGTCAACCGCTCGGTGGATAAACGCGCCGAAGCCTGCTACGGCTGTCACGCACAGGCGCAACCCCTGGCCAAGCTGAACCGTCCCGACCGTTTTCGCATCTATCGCGCCAACGGCTCTGGGCGCGTGCTCGGCATCATCAATCCGATCGAGAACGAGCCCGCCTGCTCCAACGCCGCCTGCCACGCGCATCCCGCCAGCCAGCAGATTCTTGGCGTGCTCGATACCAACGTTTCTCTCGCCAAGGCCGACGCCGGGCTGGCCGAAAGCACGCGCATGATGCTGATCTACACCGTGCTGGCGGTGATCGTTATCTCGGTGCTGACCGGGGTGTTCGTGCTGCGGCTGGTCCACCGGCCGGTGCGGATCCTGAAGCGCGGCACCGAAGAACTGGCCAAGGGCGACCTCGGGTACCAGATTGCGGTGGAGTCCACGGACGAGCTTGGCGACCTGGCCAATTCCTTCAACGTGATGAGCCTGCAACTGCGCGCGGCGAACGAGGAGATCACCTCCTGGGCGCGGACCCTGGAGACGCGCGTCGAGGAGAAGACCAACGAACTTAAGCGCGCCCACGAGCACGTCGTGCACGTCGAAAAGATGGCCTCCATCGGCAAGATGGCGGCGGTGGTAGCGCACGAGATCAACAACCCGCTATCGGGAATTCTCACCTACGCCAAGCTGCTCAAGAAATGGGTGGAGAAAGTCGAAGGCAACGAGCAGAAACGCGTTGAAATTCGCGAGTGCCTCGATCTGGTGGAATCGGAGAGCAAGCGCTGCGGCGACCTGGTGAAGAACCTGCTGATGTTTTCGCGTAGCGCGCCCATGAACCTGGAGTGGGCCGACGTCAACCAGGTCGTGGACCGCTGCATCCGGCTGGTGCAACACCATCTTGACCTCGGCAACGTGCAGTTACAGGTGGAGACCGCGACGGACCTGCCCGTGCTGCATTGCGATCCGGCGCAGGTGGAGCAGGTGCTGCTGGCGCTGGTGATGAACGCCATTGACGCCATGCCGCGCGGCGGCAACCTGATGGTGCGCACGCGTTCCCTGCCCCAGAGCCGGCAAATCGAAATCCAGGTGCGCGATGACGGCGTGGGCATTCCGCCCGACCTGCTGCCGCGCTTGTTCGAGCCTTTCCTGACGACCAAGGAAACCGGCAAGGGCGTCGGGCTCGGGCTGGCAATCAGCAAGACCATCGTCGAACGCCACGGCGGCGTGATTGAAGTGGAATCGCAGCCCGGGCGCGGCACGACGTTCTACATCTTCCTGCCGGTGGACGCGGTCGGCGGACAGGCCACGCCCATCGAGGCGGGTGCGGCGAACAAGGCGGGCAGTTAG
- the hybB gene encoding Ni/Fe-hydrogenase cytochrome b subunit produces MKFPNIKWFSFWKLVLYFVLAAGAYATVYRFVLGLGPSTNLSDQFPWGIWVGFDVLCGVMLAAGGFTLTGAVHIFNIKRLHPIVRPTVLTAFLGYVLVSMALMVDLGRPYNIWHPLIMWNPHSVMFEVGWCVMCYTTVLALEFSPIVLERFNMQKPLKYIRKALIPIVIAGVIFSTLHQSSLGSVYLIVPTKLHPFWYTPLLPAFFFLSAVAVGLAMTIFESSMSAKHFGRQLELHILKDLGRALMVVLIVYSVLRVEDLIHRGVLKQVLVAGYERNLFLLEVALALVIPIVLLSFRKVRETPGGLYLASVSTLLGFVTNRLNVAVTGMEASAGVRYIPKWTEIAVTAAMVGAAFAIFGLAAKYLPIFPEEHAAEPLPVKPRAAAPVVVMQDAD; encoded by the coding sequence ATGAAATTCCCCAATATCAAGTGGTTCAGCTTCTGGAAGCTGGTGCTGTATTTCGTGCTTGCCGCCGGCGCCTACGCCACGGTGTACCGGTTTGTCCTCGGCCTCGGGCCCTCGACCAACCTGAGCGACCAGTTCCCCTGGGGCATCTGGGTTGGTTTCGACGTGCTGTGCGGCGTGATGCTGGCGGCCGGCGGGTTCACGCTCACGGGCGCGGTGCACATTTTCAACATCAAGCGCCTGCACCCGATCGTGCGACCGACTGTGCTCACGGCGTTCCTCGGCTACGTGCTGGTGTCGATGGCGCTGATGGTGGACCTGGGGCGCCCGTACAACATCTGGCACCCGCTGATCATGTGGAATCCGCACTCGGTAATGTTTGAAGTCGGCTGGTGCGTGATGTGCTACACCACGGTGCTGGCGCTGGAGTTTTCGCCCATCGTGCTGGAGCGCTTCAACATGCAGAAGCCGCTCAAGTACATCCGCAAGGCGCTGATCCCGATCGTGATCGCGGGCGTGATCTTCTCGACGCTGCACCAGTCCTCGCTCGGCTCGGTGTACCTGATCGTCCCCACCAAGCTGCATCCGTTCTGGTACACGCCGCTGCTGCCGGCTTTCTTCTTCCTGTCGGCGGTGGCGGTGGGCCTGGCAATGACCATCTTCGAGTCTTCCATGAGCGCCAAGCACTTCGGGCGTCAACTGGAGCTGCATATCCTGAAGGACCTGGGGCGCGCACTGATGGTGGTGCTGATCGTGTACTCGGTGCTGCGCGTCGAGGACCTCATCCATCGCGGGGTGCTCAAGCAGGTGCTGGTTGCAGGCTATGAACGCAACCTGTTCCTGCTGGAAGTGGCGCTGGCGCTGGTGATCCCAATCGTCCTGCTCTCATTCCGCAAGGTGCGCGAAACGCCGGGCGGGCTCTACCTGGCATCGGTGAGCACGCTGCTGGGCTTCGTGACCAACCGCCTGAACGTGGCGGTGACCGGCATGGAAGCCTCCGCCGGGGTGCGCTACATCCCGAAGTGGACGGAAATTGCGGTGACGGCGGCGATGGTGGGCGCCGCATTCGCCATCTTTGGACTGGCGGCAAAGTACCTGCCGATTTTCCCCGAGGAGCATGCGGCAGAGCCGTTGCCTGTTAAACCCAGGGCGGCAGCGCCGGTTGTGGTGATGCAAGATGCCGACTGA
- a CDS encoding 4Fe-4S dicluster domain-containing protein, producing the protein MSKALLYDATLCIGCKQCEQACADKNKLPYDDKIAAEQRQSEHKFTVVLAKDDKFMRRLCMNCNDPACASVCPVAALRKTSAGPVIYEASRCMGCRYCMLACPFGVPRYEWNSINPKVQKCTMCSDRVLAGTQTACAEACPTGATKFGERSELLAEAHQRLRENPGKYIDHIYGENEIGGTSVLLLSSVPFEEFGYRTDFPTDPLPNRTFAVQSRIPDFVPLWGSMLGGIWWITHRREEVAKAEGNDKKGGAK; encoded by the coding sequence ATGAGCAAGGCACTGTTATATGACGCCACGCTGTGCATCGGCTGCAAGCAGTGTGAGCAGGCGTGCGCCGACAAAAATAAGCTTCCTTACGACGACAAGATTGCCGCCGAGCAGCGGCAATCGGAGCACAAATTCACCGTCGTTTTGGCGAAAGACGACAAGTTCATGCGCCGTCTGTGCATGAACTGCAACGACCCGGCGTGCGCCTCGGTGTGTCCGGTGGCGGCGCTACGCAAGACCTCGGCGGGTCCGGTGATCTACGAGGCCAGCCGCTGCATGGGCTGCCGCTACTGCATGCTGGCGTGCCCGTTCGGCGTCCCCCGCTACGAATGGAACAGCATCAACCCCAAGGTGCAGAAGTGCACCATGTGCTCGGACCGCGTGTTGGCCGGCACGCAGACGGCCTGCGCCGAAGCCTGCCCGACCGGCGCCACCAAGTTCGGAGAGCGCAGCGAATTGCTGGCGGAAGCGCACCAGCGCCTGCGCGAGAATCCCGGCAAATACATAGACCACATTTACGGCGAAAACGAGATTGGCGGCACCAGCGTGCTGCTGCTTTCCAGCGTGCCCTTCGAGGAGTTCGGCTACCGCACCGACTTCCCGACCGATCCGCTTCCCAACCGCACGTTCGCAGTGCAATCCCGGATCCCTGATTTCGTGCCCCTGTGGGGCTCGATGCTGGGCGGCATCTGGTGGATCACGCACCGCCGCGAGGAAGTCGCCAAAGCCGAGGGCAACGACAAGAAGGGCGGTGCGAAATGA
- a CDS encoding c-type cytochrome, translating to MKTYKVTILVLAIAIVLFIALPNLSWAAEDGAALFKANCSACHGADAAGKPALKAPAVKGKTAADVTKAMANPKHAAVQKKVNDAQIKAIGAYLAALK from the coding sequence ATGAAGACGTACAAAGTAACGATCCTGGTGTTGGCGATCGCCATTGTGCTGTTCATCGCTCTCCCGAACCTGTCATGGGCAGCGGAAGACGGCGCGGCGCTGTTCAAGGCGAACTGCTCGGCCTGCCACGGAGCAGACGCGGCGGGCAAGCCTGCCCTGAAGGCACCGGCAGTGAAGGGCAAGACGGCAGCCGACGTTACCAAGGCGATGGCAAACCCGAAGCACGCGGCGGTGCAAAAGAAGGTTAACGACGCGCAGATCAAGGCCATCGGCGCTTACCTGGCGGCGTTGAAGTAA
- the yihA gene encoding ribosome biogenesis GTP-binding protein YihA/YsxC — translation MRVNAKFLRSAVDVAHFPPVGPPEIAFLGRSNVGKSSLINSLLGEKMARTSSTPGRTRMINFFEVRRPGKPHPEWLFVDLPGYGYAKLPREQTAEWPKFIEPYLETRGSLTLCIVLVDANIPCQHSDKQLVEWLRHAGRRYAIVATKADRLSGNRLTHAMRGLRNDFQTERILPFSARSRVGRDELWKEIVASCASSGDPAI, via the coding sequence ATGAGAGTGAACGCCAAGTTCCTGCGCTCGGCGGTGGATGTAGCCCACTTCCCGCCCGTGGGACCGCCGGAGATCGCATTCCTGGGGCGTTCCAACGTTGGTAAATCCAGCCTGATCAACTCCCTGCTCGGCGAAAAGATGGCGCGCACCAGTTCCACGCCGGGGCGCACGCGGATGATCAACTTCTTCGAGGTCCGGCGTCCAGGCAAGCCGCACCCTGAGTGGCTGTTTGTCGATCTTCCCGGATATGGCTACGCCAAGCTGCCGCGCGAGCAGACGGCGGAGTGGCCGAAGTTCATCGAACCATACCTGGAGACACGGGGGTCGCTGACTCTATGCATCGTGCTGGTGGACGCCAACATCCCCTGCCAACACAGCGACAAGCAACTGGTGGAATGGCTGCGACATGCCGGCCGGAGGTACGCCATTGTCGCCACCAAAGCCGACCGGCTGTCGGGCAACAGGTTGACGCATGCCATGCGCGGTTTGCGCAATGACTTTCAGACGGAGCGTATCCTCCCCTTCTCCGCCCGAAGCAGGGTGGGGCGGGATGAGTTGTGGAAAGAGATAGTTGCGAGTTGCGCGTCATCGGGTGATCCGGCGATCTGA